A section of the Gammaproteobacteria bacterium genome encodes:
- a CDS encoding PAS domain-containing sensor histidine kinase, with the protein MIATLFREEADTATSWKALHYFNLYRLILSGSCVTLIWMGTWPVPLGIYDQKLFSVVGYAYFLCAIGLQFAVHYRMPRYTVQVFAQVLSDIVAITLMIHASGGVGSGLGMLLVVVIAGGSLVTAGRTAILFAAIATLAVLFEEVYAYAFSFFPSANYTHAGLLGATFFATAFLGHVLATRVRESEALAAQRGVDLENLAQLNEHIVQRMQSGIVVLDHRRRVRRINDSAKRLLGLNDSLEGERIERASPDLARQMDKWLNEPVNPLRLMRLVRGEVDVQVSFTRLGTDARAGVLVFLEDAYRMRQRAQQLKLASLGRLTASIAHEIRNPLGAVSHAGQLLSESSSLTSEDGRLLEIIKEQSERMNHIIENIMQIKPRAPATPVGIRVKSWLEAFVDEFTSRQHIPREAITISAETEDVDVRMDASQLHQVLWNLCENGLRYSKGMPLLELHYGIRKETERPYVDVIDRGTGISEEIAEQLFEPFVTTEPKGTGLGLYIARELCESNQASLSLYSNTDTGCCFRISFAHPGRQHLSIQ; encoded by the coding sequence GTGATTGCAACATTGTTCCGTGAGGAAGCGGATACCGCGACGTCTTGGAAAGCGCTGCACTATTTCAATCTCTACAGGCTTATTCTTTCCGGTTCCTGCGTCACTCTAATCTGGATGGGTACCTGGCCGGTACCGCTGGGCATCTATGATCAGAAACTGTTTTCCGTTGTGGGGTATGCCTATTTCCTCTGTGCTATTGGCCTTCAGTTTGCTGTCCATTACCGGATGCCACGTTATACCGTGCAGGTGTTTGCCCAGGTCTTGTCGGACATTGTGGCTATTACGTTAATGATACACGCAAGCGGAGGTGTGGGCAGTGGTCTTGGCATGTTGCTCGTTGTTGTAATTGCCGGCGGAAGTCTGGTGACCGCGGGCCGTACGGCCATCCTCTTTGCGGCCATCGCAACCTTGGCAGTCTTGTTTGAGGAGGTCTATGCCTATGCGTTTAGTTTTTTCCCATCCGCCAACTACACACATGCGGGACTTCTTGGTGCCACATTCTTTGCAACAGCCTTTCTTGGTCATGTATTGGCGACGCGTGTACGTGAGAGTGAAGCCTTGGCTGCACAGCGTGGAGTTGATTTAGAAAATCTGGCCCAGCTCAATGAGCATATCGTGCAGCGTATGCAGTCGGGTATTGTGGTGCTCGATCACAGGCGTCGGGTGCGACGAATTAACGATTCAGCAAAGCGGCTCCTAGGATTGAACGATTCGCTTGAGGGTGAGCGTATCGAACGCGCCTCTCCCGATCTGGCGCGGCAGATGGACAAGTGGCTCAATGAGCCCGTGAATCCGTTAAGGCTTATGAGGCTTGTGCGTGGAGAAGTGGATGTACAGGTATCGTTTACGCGCCTGGGAACGGATGCGCGGGCGGGTGTCTTGGTCTTCCTGGAAGATGCCTACAGAATGCGGCAGCGTGCACAACAGTTGAAACTTGCGTCCCTTGGCCGTCTTACCGCAAGTATTGCCCATGAGATTCGCAACCCGCTGGGCGCGGTAAGTCACGCGGGACAGCTCTTATCGGAATCGTCCTCTTTGACGAGCGAGGATGGCCGATTGCTTGAAATCATTAAGGAACAGTCCGAGCGCATGAATCACATCATCGAAAATATTATGCAGATTAAGCCACGGGCACCGGCAACCCCCGTGGGCATTCGTGTCAAATCATGGCTGGAGGCGTTTGTTGATGAGTTCACGAGCCGCCAGCATATTCCGAGAGAGGCAATCACCATATCAGCAGAAACAGAAGATGTGGATGTGCGCATGGATGCAAGCCAATTACATCAAGTTTTGTGGAACCTGTGTGAAAACGGTCTACGCTATAGCAAGGGTATGCCGCTCCTGGAACTGCACTACGGAATTCGCAAGGAGACAGAACGACCTTATGTGGATGTTATCGACCGTGGGACAGGGATATCCGAGGAAATTGCGGAACAGCTCTTTGAACCCTTTGTTACCACAGAACCTAAGGGCACGGGTTTAGGGTTATACATCGCCCGCGAGCTATGCGAATCCAACCAGGCCTCGCTCAGCCTCTATTCGAATACTGACACCGGCTGTTGTTTCCGGATCAGCTTTGCGCATCCTGGAAGGCAGCACCTGAGCATCCAATGA
- a CDS encoding sigma-54 dependent transcriptional regulator produces the protein MSKPLALIIDDEPDIRELLEITLKRMNVHSRCAVDLNEARALLGSERFDLCLTDIKLPDGNGIEFVSYIQQHYPRIPVAVITAHGNMESAIQALKSGAFDFITKPVDLTVLRALVNSALRLSDSEAVPASDLIGDSEAMRRTRATVAKLARSQAPIYVSGESGTGKELVARMIHEQGPRAGKPFAPVNCGAIPPDLMESEFFGHKKGSFTGAVFNKDGLFQAAEGGTLFLDEVGELPLHMQVKLLRAIQEKSIRPVGAQKELPVDVRILSATHKDLAALVAKGEFRQDLFYRINVIELHVPPLRERPEDIPSLVDYILTKLANEASVNLPRLAPEALQALAAYRFPGNVRELENILERAMTLCEGRLIKQSDLQLPQAGADGESESGGALEPYLEKVEKDKIMAALEQTRWNKTAAAKVLGISFGALRYRLQKLGLE, from the coding sequence ATGAGTAAGCCACTTGCCTTAATTATTGACGACGAGCCAGATATCCGAGAGCTGCTTGAGATCACGCTCAAACGTATGAATGTTCACAGTCGGTGCGCGGTCGACCTCAACGAGGCCCGCGCGTTGTTAGGCAGCGAACGATTCGACCTGTGTCTGACGGATATCAAGTTGCCTGATGGTAACGGGATTGAGTTTGTTTCGTACATTCAGCAGCACTATCCGCGCATTCCGGTAGCCGTGATAACAGCCCACGGGAACATGGAATCGGCAATCCAGGCGTTAAAGTCGGGTGCCTTTGATTTTATTACCAAGCCCGTGGATCTCACTGTGCTGCGAGCGCTGGTGAATAGCGCACTGCGGCTGTCTGACTCGGAGGCAGTGCCGGCCTCGGATCTGATTGGCGATAGCGAGGCCATGCGGCGTACCCGTGCCACCGTCGCCAAGCTTGCCCGGAGCCAGGCGCCGATCTACGTCAGTGGCGAGTCCGGCACGGGCAAAGAATTGGTTGCCCGTATGATCCATGAACAGGGACCGCGGGCGGGGAAACCGTTTGCCCCCGTGAATTGTGGGGCGATACCGCCTGATCTGATGGAAAGTGAGTTCTTCGGTCACAAGAAGGGCAGCTTTACTGGCGCGGTGTTCAATAAGGACGGGCTGTTTCAGGCTGCCGAGGGAGGTACGCTGTTTTTGGATGAGGTGGGTGAGCTGCCCTTGCATATGCAGGTGAAACTGTTGCGGGCCATACAGGAAAAATCCATCCGCCCGGTGGGTGCCCAAAAGGAATTGCCGGTGGATGTGCGCATCTTGAGCGCCACTCACAAAGACTTGGCCGCGCTGGTGGCGAAAGGCGAGTTCCGCCAGGATCTCTTCTACCGGATCAACGTCATCGAGCTGCATGTCCCACCGCTTAGAGAGCGTCCTGAAGACATTCCGTCCTTAGTGGACTATATCCTTACGAAGCTTGCCAATGAGGCCAGCGTCAATTTACCCCGGCTCGCCCCGGAGGCTTTGCAGGCACTCGCAGCCTACCGTTTTCCGGGTAATGTCAGAGAGCTTGAGAACATCCTCGAGCGGGCCATGACGCTCTGCGAGGGCCGGCTCATCAAACAAAGCGATTTGCAATTGCCCCAAGCGGGGGCGGACGGCGAATCGGAGAGCGGCGGCGCACTGGAGCCCTATCTAGAGAAGGTCGAAAAAGACAAGATCATGGCCGCCCTTGAGCAAACCCGTTGGAACAAGACCGCCGCGGCCAAGGTACTTGGCATCAGTTTTGGGGCGCTGCGCTATCGGCTGCAGAAGCTCGGGCTCGAGTGA
- the sucC gene encoding ADP-forming succinate--CoA ligase subunit beta produces MNLHEYQAKQLFREYGIPVPLGKPARSIREALHYAKEMEGQSWVVKAQVHAGGRGKAGGIKFTRSLEELEDIVRKMIDTKLVTKQSGASGQPVYCVLVETTTRFVSELYLGLVLDRASRRIAVIASAAGGMDIEQIASVTPEKICTVTIDPTLGLRGFHCRRAGYALGLENKQHRQLSNIMEALYRLFIDKDLSLIEINPLVITEPGNLLALDAKINIDDNALFRQPDLAEWRDPTQEDAKESAAKRYDLNYVALDGEIACMVNGAGLAMATMDIIKLHGGEPANFLDVGGNTTTEKVTEAFKLIVSDNKVQAILVNIFGGIVRCDLVADGIIEAVRQVGVSVPVVVRLEGTNVQRGREILSQSSLAIIPANDLGDAAQKVVDAARSKH; encoded by the coding sequence ATGAACCTTCACGAATATCAGGCAAAACAGCTATTCAGAGAGTACGGTATCCCGGTCCCACTTGGCAAACCCGCCCGGTCGATCCGCGAAGCGTTGCATTACGCGAAGGAGATGGAGGGGCAGAGTTGGGTTGTCAAGGCGCAGGTGCATGCTGGCGGACGCGGAAAGGCCGGCGGAATCAAATTTACTCGCAGCCTTGAAGAACTCGAAGACATCGTACGTAAGATGATTGATACAAAACTCGTCACCAAACAATCTGGCGCTTCCGGGCAACCGGTCTACTGCGTGCTAGTAGAGACCACTACACGATTTGTCTCTGAACTGTACCTTGGACTCGTTCTCGATCGGGCAAGCCGCCGGATTGCCGTCATCGCTTCAGCAGCAGGCGGCATGGATATTGAGCAAATAGCGTCCGTAACCCCTGAAAAAATTTGTACGGTAACCATTGACCCGACTCTTGGACTGAGGGGCTTTCACTGCCGCCGCGCTGGATATGCATTAGGTCTCGAAAACAAGCAACACCGACAGCTAAGTAACATCATGGAAGCGCTGTACCGATTATTCATCGACAAGGATCTCAGCCTGATTGAGATCAACCCACTCGTTATAACCGAGCCTGGCAACCTACTAGCGCTAGACGCCAAGATCAATATCGACGACAACGCCCTATTTCGCCAGCCCGATCTCGCCGAATGGCGGGATCCAACACAGGAAGATGCCAAGGAAAGTGCAGCCAAGCGTTATGACCTCAACTATGTTGCCCTCGATGGTGAGATCGCTTGCATGGTGAACGGCGCGGGGCTCGCCATGGCAACGATGGACATCATCAAACTGCACGGTGGCGAACCGGCCAATTTCCTTGACGTCGGTGGAAACACGACAACCGAGAAGGTAACCGAAGCATTTAAGTTGATTGTCTCCGATAACAAGGTTCAGGCGATACTGGTTAACATCTTCGGGGGTATCGTGCGCTGTGACTTAGTAGCTGATGGCATTATTGAGGCCGTCCGCCAAGTTGGAGTCAGTGTGCCGGTTGTCGTTCGTTTAGAAGGAACAAACGTGCAGCGAGGCCGCGAAATCCTCAGCCAAAGCAGTCTTGCCATCATTCCGGCGAATGATCTGGGCGATGCAGCCCAAAAGGTAGTCGATGCAGCACGTAGCAAGCACTAA